From the Helicobacter mustelae genome, the window ATCTTGGCTGGGTTTTTCATAACTTGCTAGGAATTGTGCCTGCAAAGATTCTACACGCATATAAGTTTTGACACTGCTTAGATCCCAAAATAGCACTTGCTTGGATTTTTTCTTGCAAGAAAGCAGTACCTTGCCTCTTGTGCTCCGCACAATCAAAGCATCCTCTCTCAGTAGCTCTATGCATTTTTTGAGAGCATTTTGAAGCGCTGTGGGGCTTAGTATAGGAGCAAAGATTTCTAGAGGACTAAGATAGCCCTGCAAGAGAGAAAAATCCCCTATCACCTCCTGTATGACCTTGGCATCTAGGGGCGGGAATGGGGGCATGGGGCGCTTTGGTGCAAGCTCTAAGTCTCTCAAGTCTTCTAGTTCTTTGATAGAGTCAAATTGAAAATAAATGGATATGGGAATGCGAGAGGAGATTGCATCAGCAAACTCTAGCATCTCTTCTTGCTTGGCAAAGAGATAGAAATAATAGTCAATCTTCTCTTCCCACTCCTCCCCAAAAGACTCTGCAAACTCTAACCCCAGCGTGTTTGCCTGAAAGTACAAAATCTCAAAAAGAATGCTTGCGCGCTCTTTATTTGCCAGGGCAAATTTAAATGCAAAGATCATCAACCCCCCTATAGGAATGATTGGCGATGGTCTGCAAAGGAAGGTCTTGGACTCTGACACAGGAGACATCACGCTTTTTTAAAAAATCAATTACAACCTCTTCCATGAGCTTGGCACCTTCCAAAAGCTCATCTGTCAACACAAAAGTCGTATCTTCTCCGATGACATAGGGGACAATACCCACAATATACACTGGTGGCAAATCTCCCATGACTTCAATAAGACGTAGGGTGTGCAACATCTCTACTTCATGCGCACTGCCCGCCCAAGTCACGACATTGGGCACCTTGGAAAAGGGAAAATGATACACCTCCCCCACCTTCGCCCCATCCACACTCACGCAATCTAGTATCAACACCTCATCATAATCTGTGATCATGGGAATGAGGGACTGAGCGAGTGTGCCCCCATCGATAAGATCGAGCTGATGGGGGCTGCTAAACTTATAATTGACCTTGAGATAATTGCACAGATGTACGCCAATGCCCTCATCTCCAAACAAAATATTCCCCACTCCTAAGACCAAAATCTTCATGATTTTTCGTGATATCGAATCCCGCTAATGATTCCATCCGCGCCACCATTGGGGTATTTGATGGAATTCCAGACGACTAGATAAACATGCACGGGAATAAAAAAGATAAATGCCCAGGTTAAAAGATGATGGATATAACGCACATTGGCAAGCCCGCCGCAAACAACCTCCACCCAATTGAAATATCTCCCACAAAATGCACCAAACCCTTCATGATAAACATTGGCATAGAGAGCCAATCCCGTGAGAGAAATGAGCAGCACCAAGACTGCAAGCGTAAAATACACAATGATCTGCAAGGGATTATAAGCACCCTTGATATGAGGATGTTTGCCAATCCACAGATAAGTGCCAATAACTCCAAGCCAGATTTTTGGCTGCAAAAACTGCTTGAAAGAAATGCGCTCTGGAGCACTTTGTTTATCAAAGATAAAGAGATAGAGACGAAAAATAGAGACTCCTATCAGAGAAAAGCCCAACATCAAATGGAAACTTCTGACATAGGCCAATAAAAATCCCGTAGGTTGATGATTGGGATCTCCTTGCAAAAAAGGATAGAAGATATAAAAACCTGTGAAAATCAACCCAAAAATAGCAAATGCCCGAATCCAATGGAACAGGGCAGTTAATTTAGAAAACTCTCTTTCTGCAAAAAAAACTCGCTCT encodes:
- the cybH gene encoding Ni/Fe-hydrogenase, b-type cytochrome subunit; this encodes MKERVFFAEREFSKLTALFHWIRAFAIFGLIFTGFYIFYPFLQGDPNHQPTGFLLAYVRSFHLMLGFSLIGVSIFRLYLFIFDKQSAPERISFKQFLQPKIWLGVIGTYLWIGKHPHIKGAYNPLQIIVYFTLAVLVLLISLTGLALYANVYHEGFGAFCGRYFNWVEVVCGGLANVRYIHHLLTWAFIFFIPVHVYLVVWNSIKYPNGGADGIISGIRYHEKS
- a CDS encoding HyaD/HybD family hydrogenase maturation endopeptidase, whose translation is MKILVLGVGNILFGDEGIGVHLCNYLKVNYKFSSPHQLDLIDGGTLAQSLIPMITDYDEVLILDCVSVDGAKVGEVYHFPFSKVPNVVTWAGSAHEVEMLHTLRLIEVMGDLPPVYIVGIVPYVIGEDTTFVLTDELLEGAKLMEEVVIDFLKKRDVSCVRVQDLPLQTIANHSYRGVDDLCI